In the genome of Lynx canadensis isolate LIC74 chromosome F1, mLynCan4.pri.v2, whole genome shotgun sequence, one region contains:
- the LOC115505176 gene encoding protein S100-A15A, translated as MTGTPVEESLFQIIHCYHQYAAREGDVETLSLEELKALLMDNVPRFMESLGRKEPYYISELFRAADKNKDNQICFDEFLFVLGRLVRDYHLHYHRQQCAHYCTQHSLH; from the exons ATGACAGGCACACCAGTGGAGGAATCCCTCTTCCAAATCATCCACTGCTACCACCAGTATGCAGCCCGGGAGGGAGACGTGGAGACCCTGTCCCTGGAGGAGTTGAAGGCTCTGCTTATGGACAATGTACCCCGCTTCATGGAGAGCCTG ggCCGGAAGGAGCCCTACTACATCTCGGAGTTGTTCCGGGCTGCAGACAAGAACAAGGACAACCAGATCTGCTTTGATGAGTTCCTCTTCGTCCTGGGCCGTCTGGTGAGGGACTACCACCTGCACTACCACCGGCAGCAGTGTGCCCACTACTGCACCCAGCACAGCCTCCACTAG
- the S100A8 gene encoding protein S100-A8: protein MLTELETAINSLIDVYHKYSLEKGNYHALYRDDLKKLLETECPRYMKKKDADTWFKELDVNSDGAINFEEFLILVIKVGVATHEDIHRE, encoded by the exons ATGCTGACGGAACTGGAGACTGCTATAAACTCCCTCATTGACGTTTACCACAAATACTCCTTGGAGAAGGGGAATTACCATGCCCTCTACAGGGATGATTTGAAGAAATTGTTAGAGACAGAGTGTCCTCGGTACATGAAG aaaaaggatGCAGACACCTGGTTCAAAGAGTTGGATGTCAATAGTGATGGTGCAATTAACTTTGAAGAGTTCCTCATACTGGTGATAAAGGTGGGTGTGGCAACCCATGAAGATATCCACCGAGAGTAG